The genome window GAACATCTGGCCGTCCTCGGTCTCCGACCTGATCTGCCGGATGGAGGGCGTGGCGGACGCCTACTGCGTGGGCGTGGAGGACGAGCGGACCTTCCAGCGGGTCAAGGCGTATGTGGTCGTCGACGGTTCTGCCGAGGTCACCGAGGACGCGGTGCGCACCTACGTCGAGGACAACCTCATCGTCCCGGCGATCCCCCGCGATGTGGTCCTGCAGACCGAGGCGCTGCCGCGCAATGCCATCGGCAAGGTCGTCAAGCGCGATCTGACCGACTGATCCACCTGGGGGGTAGGGCGGGCGTTTCACGTGAAACGCCTCTCAGGACAGTCCTCCGATTCACTCCGAGTGGAACTCTGGGGAGCAGAACAGACAGCATGGTCTACTTCTGTCCATGGACTTCCGCTTCCCCCGAATCATCCCGCTGACCGCTGCCGTTCTGAGCACCGCACTGGTGGCCTCCTGTGCCTCCGCTGTCGGGGAGAGACGGTCAGCCTCCGATGGGCCACCGGTGGACGGGGGGACCGTCCGGATCGGAGCGCTCAGCGATCTGCGTCCGAAGACGCTGTACGCCGGAGCCACCACCGCCGAACAGACCGTCTCCGGACTGGTCTTCGACACCCTCACCGACTATTCCACCGAGGATCTCACGCCCCGGCCCGGCCTCGCCGAATCCTGGGAGGTCAGTGGCGACGGCACCACCGTCACCCTGCACCTGCGCGAGGGCGTCACCTTCCACAACGGGGCGTCCTTCACCTCCACCGACGTGAAGGCGAGTCTGGCGAACTACGCGGACCCGACGCACTCCGGCCAGCTCGCCCGGACTGCCGCACTCATCACCGACGTCGACACCACCGATCCGTACACTGCTGTCCTGCAGCTGAGCACGGGGGTCAACAACCTCTTCGACCTCCTCGACATCGTCCCGGTCATCGACGCTGATGATGTCGACGGCTTCAACGCCGGCACCACCATCAACGGCACCGGTGCCTTCCGCTTCGGCACCTGGCATCCCGGGGCCCGGCTGGAACTGCCGGCCAATGAGAACTACTGGCGGGGCGCCCCGCTGCTGGACGCCGCCGAACTCACTGTCGTCCCCGATGAGCGCACCCTCTACTCGCAGCTGCGCTCCGGCCAGCTCGACATCGTCGCCGATGCCGGCGCGCGGGACGCCGAAGCCCTCGACGGCAATGATCTCTTCACCGTCGTCGACCGCACCGGCGTCGACGCCAACGAGTACCTCGGGCTGAACACCACCCACCCGGCGCTCGCCGACCGTCGGGTCCGCCAGGCGATCGGCTTCGCCGTCGACCGGGACCGCATCCTTTCGGAGGTCTACCAGGGGCGGGGGAGGACCACGTCGTTGCCCTGGCCCACCTACTCCCCGGCATACGACGCGGCCGCGAACGAGCACTACACGCTCGACGCCGATCGCGCCCGGGCACTTCTCGCCGAGGTCGCCGGTGACGAGGATCTGCCGGAGATCCCGGTCAGCTACACCGCGGGCAGCACGACCGATCAGAACATTGCCCAGATTGTCGCCGCGAATCTGGAGGCTGTCGGACTGCGCAGTCGACTGGATCCGCAGGAGAGTGCGGTGATGCTCGACCGGCTGCGCGGCGGCGCCTTCGAGGGGGCGTGGGTCTTCGGCCACAGCTTCGCCCAGTACACCCCGGCGACCCTGCCGGTCAGTGCCTTCCCCTTCAACTCGGAGAAGAACGCCTCGAACTTCCAGGACGCCGCGTATTCCGCGGATGCTTCGGCAGCCTGGACCGCTGCAGACCCGGACAGTGCCGCAGCCCGCGACATCTACCAACAGCGCAACAGTGATCTGCTCGACGGCGCTTTCGTCCTCGAGCTCGTCGCCCCGGACAGCCCGCTGATCACCACCTCCTCCCTGCACGACGTCGCCTGGTCGAAGCGTTCCGAATTCGATCTCTCACGCGCCTACTTCACCGGACAGGACAACTCATGACCCGCTATCTGCTCAGCCGTCTGCCCGCCGCCCTCGGCGTCATCGTCGTCGGCACGATCATCGTCTTCGCCCTGCTCCGTCTCATTCCCGGCGATCCCGCCGCCTCCCTGGCCGGGCCGGATGCACCACCGGAGACGGTCGCCGCACTGCGCAGCCAACTCGGTCTCGATGAACCGGCGGTTACCCAGTACCTCCACTGGATCGGTGGACTGCTCACCGGTGATCCGGGACAGTCCCTCGTCCTCGGCGGGTCCGTCGCGTCCCTGCTGGGGGCAGCGGTGGGGAATACGCTGGTTCTCACCGGGGCGGCGCTAGTGCTGGCCCTGCTGTTCACCGCGCTGTTCAGTGTGGCGCCGGAACCGGTCCGGACCGCGTTCTCTTCCCTTGCCGTGGCCGTCCCAAATTTCGTCACTGGTACGGTCGGGCTGATCCTCGTCGGTGTGGTCTGGGCGATCCTGCCCGCCGGGGGAGTGCCCCGAAACGGACTGTTGGACGACCCGTGGATCACCGCGCAGTACCTGCTGCTGCCGGCAACCTGCCTCGCTCTCCCCGTCGCCGCCACACTGACCCGGTATCTCGCGGACGCCGTGGCGTCCGAACTCACCCAGCCCTACGTCACCACGGCGACGGCCACTGGGCAGTCCCACCGACGGATCCTCCTCACCCAGGTTCTGCCCAATGCGCTGCCGCCGGCGCTCACCGTGCTGGGCATGCAGATCGGCCAGTTGCTCGGTGGCGCGGTGATCGTGGAGTTCCTCTTCGCCTGGCCGGGGTTGGGCTATCTCGCTCAACAGGCCGTGACCCAGCGGGACTACCCGGTGGTGCAGGTTCTGCTGCTGGCGTCGGTGGTCACCTTCGTTCTCATCCAGTTGCTCACCGACCTCGCCCACGCCGCGCTTGACCCGCGCATCCGACTGACCGCACCGACAGGAGCCACCGCATGAACACCCTCATCCGTTCCCTCACCCGGGGCAGAGGCTTGGTCGGGGTGATCGCCGTCGGCATCATCGCGCTGGCCGGGCTCGCCGCCCCGTGGCTCGCCCCCTATGCACCCGACGCCCAGATCCCGGGCGCGAATTTGCTGGCGCCCTCACCCGGTCACTGGTTCGGCACCGACGCCGTCAACGAGGACCTCTTCTCCCGCACCCTCTACGGCATCCGGGTCAACCTGTTCATCGTCGTGGCCGCGGTACCGACCGGCGCTGTGCTCGGGACAACCCTCGGACTGCTCTCGGTCCGCTTCGCCCGGGCGGACACCCTCGTCCAGCGCACCTTCGACCTGCTCCTGGCGTTCCCGGCGATCCTGCTGGCCATCGCCCTGACCATGCTGCTGGGGCCTGGTCTGCGCACCGTGTTCCTCGTCGTCGTCCTCGCGGAGATCCCGGTGTTCGGACGCCTGGTCCGCGGCGTCGGCCGGTCGGTACGGGAACGGCCCTGTGTCGAGGCGGCGCGGACCGTCGGTGCGTCCGAGAACTGGATCCTGCGCCACCACATCCTGCCGAACAGCATCGAACCACTCATCGTCCAGCTCGCGCTGGGCATGTCGGTCGCCGTGTTCGTCGAGGGCGCGATGAGTTTCCTCGGCCTCGGTGTCGTCCCGCCCACCGCATCGCTGGGTTCCCTCATCAATGAAGGTGCGGCCTACGCCTGGCACGCCCCCTTCTACGCCGTCGGCCCGTTGGCCGTGGTCATCGTTCTCACCGTCGGGCTCCTGCTCATCTCCCAGGCGCTGTCGCGCGCCTCCCGTCGAGAGGTTGTCTCATGACCACATCCGTCCACACGCCGGTCCTGTCCGTCCGGCACCTGGCCATCTCCTTCGCCCACCCGCGCCCTGCTGTGGTGGACGTCTCCTTCGACCTGCACCACGGGGAACTGCTGGCGCTGGTCGGCGAGTCCGGGTCCGGAAAGTCCATGACGGCCCGCGCGGTCCTCGGCCTGCTGCCGCCCGGGGCACAGGCGCAGGGGTCGGTTCTGCTGGACGGCGCGGAGATCCTCGGCGTCGACGAACAGACGCTGCGTCATATCCGGGGACGCCGCATCGGCCTCATCTTCCAGGAGCCGCAGAGTGCTCTCAACCCGGTCCGCACGATCGGCTGGCAGCTGGCCGCCGCCGTGCGCGCCCATGACCGGTCGATCAGCCGGAGGGACGCCCGCGCGACGGCCCTGGAGCTGCTGGAGACGGTGGAGATCCCGGACGCGGCGGCACGGTTGGCGTCCTACCCCCACCAGCTGTCCGGCGGGCAACGTCAGCGCGTCGCCATCGCCCTGGCACTCGCCGGCAACCCGGAGATCCTGCTCGCCGATGAACCGACGACGGCGCTCGATGTGACGGTGCAGGCCGGGATCCTGGCGCTGCTCGACCGGCTGCGTCGGGAACGCGGTCTATCGGTCGTCCTCATCACCCATGACATGGGAGTGGTCGCCGAACATGCCGACCGGGTGGTGGTGCTCCGTCTCGGAGTGGTGGTCGAGGAAGGTCCGGTGCGGTCGATCATCGATGCCCCGGCGGAGCCGTACACCCGCGAACTCATCGCCGCGGTGCCCCGGCTGCGGGTTGGCGGGGAGGAGGCAGCGTCGGAGGCAGCGTCGGAGGCAGATACCGTGGCCTCCGCCCGGGGCGTCTCGGTCCGCTACCCGGGCGCCACGGTGGACGCCGTGGCCGGGGTCGATCTGGCGGTCCGGGCCGGGGAGACCCTCGGGCTCGTCGGGGAATCCGGGTCGGGCAAGTCCACCCTCGGACGGATCCTCGCCGGGATCAGTGCCCCGACCAGCGGGGAGGTGGTGTCGCCGGTGCCACGGCGCACAGCCGTGATCCAGCAGGACCCGGTCGCTGCACTCGACCCGCGCAAGACCGTCGGCTGGTCCGTCGCCGAGCCCTTGGCTGTCCACCAGGTGGGCGACCGGGCCACCCGGCGGGCCCGTGTCGCCGAGCTGTTGGCGGCTGTGCAGCTGCCCACGGACGTCGCCGACCGGTACCCGCATGAACTGTCCGGTGGGCAGCGGCAACGCATTGCCGTGGCCCGGGCACTCGCTCTGGACCCGGAGCTGCTCATCGCCGATGAGCCGACCAGTGCCCTGGACGTGCGCGTCCAGGCCGAGGTCATTGCTCTGCTCACGCGGCTCCAGCAGGAGTCCGGATTCGCGATGGTGCTCATCAGCCATGATCTGGCCGTGGTCTCCGGGATCACCGACCGCGTGGTGGTGCTGCGCCAGGGCGCCGTGGTGGAACAGGGTCCCACCGGCGCCGTGTTCGCGGACCCCGCCACGACCTACACCAGGGAACTGCTGCAGGCGGTCCCCCAGGTATCTGCACCAGATTCCTCATCAGTTTCCTCATCAGTGACGTCGTCCATCTTCCAAGGAGTTCACCAGTGACCGTTCCCCCCTACGCCCGCGGCTACGAGGATTTCCCTGGCCGGGTAGGGCGCACCGTCGCCGAATCGACCCCGGCCTGGCCGGAGCCGGTGCGTCCGCCGGCCG of Corynebacterium terpenotabidum Y-11 contains these proteins:
- a CDS encoding dipeptide ABC transporter ATP-binding protein — translated: MTTSVHTPVLSVRHLAISFAHPRPAVVDVSFDLHHGELLALVGESGSGKSMTARAVLGLLPPGAQAQGSVLLDGAEILGVDEQTLRHIRGRRIGLIFQEPQSALNPVRTIGWQLAAAVRAHDRSISRRDARATALELLETVEIPDAAARLASYPHQLSGGQRQRVAIALALAGNPEILLADEPTTALDVTVQAGILALLDRLRRERGLSVVLITHDMGVVAEHADRVVVLRLGVVVEEGPVRSIIDAPAEPYTRELIAAVPRLRVGGEEAASEAASEADTVASARGVSVRYPGATVDAVAGVDLAVRAGETLGLVGESGSGKSTLGRILAGISAPTSGEVVSPVPRRTAVIQQDPVAALDPRKTVGWSVAEPLAVHQVGDRATRRARVAELLAAVQLPTDVADRYPHELSGGQRQRIAVARALALDPELLIADEPTSALDVRVQAEVIALLTRLQQESGFAMVLISHDLAVVSGITDRVVVLRQGAVVEQGPTGAVFADPATTYTRELLQAVPQVSAPDSSSVSSSVTSSIFQGVHQ
- a CDS encoding ABC transporter permease, whose translation is MTRYLLSRLPAALGVIVVGTIIVFALLRLIPGDPAASLAGPDAPPETVAALRSQLGLDEPAVTQYLHWIGGLLTGDPGQSLVLGGSVASLLGAAVGNTLVLTGAALVLALLFTALFSVAPEPVRTAFSSLAVAVPNFVTGTVGLILVGVVWAILPAGGVPRNGLLDDPWITAQYLLLPATCLALPVAATLTRYLADAVASELTQPYVTTATATGQSHRRILLTQVLPNALPPALTVLGMQIGQLLGGAVIVEFLFAWPGLGYLAQQAVTQRDYPVVQVLLLASVVTFVLIQLLTDLAHAALDPRIRLTAPTGATA
- a CDS encoding ABC transporter permease — encoded protein: MNTLIRSLTRGRGLVGVIAVGIIALAGLAAPWLAPYAPDAQIPGANLLAPSPGHWFGTDAVNEDLFSRTLYGIRVNLFIVVAAVPTGAVLGTTLGLLSVRFARADTLVQRTFDLLLAFPAILLAIALTMLLGPGLRTVFLVVVLAEIPVFGRLVRGVGRSVRERPCVEAARTVGASENWILRHHILPNSIEPLIVQLALGMSVAVFVEGAMSFLGLGVVPPTASLGSLINEGAAYAWHAPFYAVGPLAVVIVLTVGLLLISQALSRASRREVVS
- a CDS encoding ABC transporter substrate-binding protein, coding for MDFRFPRIIPLTAAVLSTALVASCASAVGERRSASDGPPVDGGTVRIGALSDLRPKTLYAGATTAEQTVSGLVFDTLTDYSTEDLTPRPGLAESWEVSGDGTTVTLHLREGVTFHNGASFTSTDVKASLANYADPTHSGQLARTAALITDVDTTDPYTAVLQLSTGVNNLFDLLDIVPVIDADDVDGFNAGTTINGTGAFRFGTWHPGARLELPANENYWRGAPLLDAAELTVVPDERTLYSQLRSGQLDIVADAGARDAEALDGNDLFTVVDRTGVDANEYLGLNTTHPALADRRVRQAIGFAVDRDRILSEVYQGRGRTTSLPWPTYSPAYDAAANEHYTLDADRARALLAEVAGDEDLPEIPVSYTAGSTTDQNIAQIVAANLEAVGLRSRLDPQESAVMLDRLRGGAFEGAWVFGHSFAQYTPATLPVSAFPFNSEKNASNFQDAAYSADASAAWTAADPDSAAARDIYQQRNSDLLDGAFVLELVAPDSPLITTSSLHDVAWSKRSEFDLSRAYFTGQDNS